The following is a genomic window from Gimesia sp..
TCCTGTTCCGAGGCAACCGCCTCAGCACGACGTTCTTCAGCCCGGGCCTGGGCAATTCGTACGTCCGCTTCTGCCTGGTCTGCCCGCAGGCGGGCGCCAATATTCTCGCCCACATCAATGTCGGCGATATCAATTGAAACAATCGAAAACGCAGTCTGGGAATCCAGGCCCCGGTCCAGCACGTTGCGAGCAATCACGGACGGATTCGCCAGGACTTCTTTATGACTTTCACAGGAGCCGATGGCGGAGACGATCCCCTCGCCGACGCGGGCGATCACCGTATCTTCCGTAGCGCCTCCCACCAGTTGGTTCAGGTTGGTTCGCACCGTGACGCGAGCTCGGGCTTTCAGCTGAATGCCGTCTTTCGCGACGCCATCCAGAGTCGGCCGACCACTCTTCTTCGGATCGGGACAGTCGATGACTTTGGGGTCCACGCTGGTTTCCACCGCGCTGATGATGTTTCGTCCTGCCAGGTCAATTGCACAGGCGGTATCCCAGTCGAGTTCGATCCGGGCCCGGTGTGCAACAATCAACGCATGCACCACGCGATGCACATTGCCCCCCGCCAGGTAATGGGCTTCATATGACTGCGTGGGAATTTCTGTCAGACCCGCCTGGACCGCCATGATCTTGGTGTCCACAATCACCGAAGGTTTTACCTTCCGGAGCGACATGAAGACCAGAGCTAACGGGCCAATCTTCGCACGGGAAAAGAAGGCCTGGATCCAGAGCTTGAAATACCGGGCGAACAACGCCAGAAAGACGATGCCCAGGATGATACAAAATCCCCCGAGCAGAAATCCTGCGATTTGCCAAAGATTATCCATAGTCTGCTTAACTCCCTGCAAGTAGTTGATTTCGAGAGGTCTCTCTCCCGCGTATCATAACGGTCTGATAGTCAGTTCCGAAAGGATTTTTACACCCTTTTTCTATTTTTCCATGCCTACCCGTATTGGATACGGAATTCGACTTCTCCCGGATCATTCTGTTTTTGAAAAGAGTTTTCGTCGGGCGATTGGAAATCAGCAAGGCTCGTTTTATTCTGGAATAGAGTCGGCACCCCTCGCCCGCCCGGGAATCGGCTGCCTGAAATGACACTTTCTGATCGAATCGAACTTTTTAAACACAGGAACCGAAAATGAGCATCGAGGCAAAAATTCAGGAACTGAATCTGGAACTCCCTGAAGCCCCCAAACCAGGTGGAATCTATAACCCCGTCGTCCAGGTGGAAGACATGCTGTATATCTCCGGTCATGGCCCCGTCAAAACGGATGGGTCTATGCACAAAGGACGGGTTGGCGAAGAAATCACCGAAGAACAGGGGGTCGAAGCTGCCCGCGCTGTTGGTCTGACCATGCTGGCGACCCTCAAACAGTACCTGGGTGACCTGAATCGCATCGATCGCTTCGTCAAAGTGCTCGGCATGGTCAATGCCGCCCCCGATTTCAAACATCATCCGCAGGTCATCAACGGCTTCAGCGATCTGATGGTGCAGATTTTCGGCGAAAATGGTCGCGCCGCCCGCAGTGCCGTCGGCATGGGTTCACTGCCCGGAAATATCTCTGTCGAAGTCGAAGCCATCGTGCTGCTCAAGAAAGAAGCCCGGGCCTCCATCTGATCTGGATGCTCCGAACGCTCCTTTTTCGCTGAAACTGATATTCTGAACACGCATTTTACCCCGATTCACCTTCCCGAATCGGGGTAAAATCATTAAAAAACAGCTTCAACTCCGTTCAAATTGACGTTTTATGGGAAGGGACACCTTCTCACTGTGAGAAAGGATTCTCATCGTGCCTGCGGCAGATCTGATTATCTTCGGAGGAGGCATTGCCGGCCTCTGGACCCTGAGCGAAGCCACGCGGCGGGGATACCGGTGTTTTCTGCTCGAAGCTTTCGAACTGGGCAGCGGACAGACCATCGCTTCCCAGGGTATTATTCACGGCGGATTAAAATACACACTGCAGGGCATGATGACCGGATCCGCACGCGGAATCCGTGAGATGCCGCTGATCTGGCGGAAATCCCTCACCGGCGAACAAACGCCCGATCTCTCGCAGACCAAAGTCCGCTCACCCCACTGCTATCTCTGGCGAACCGAATCCCTCTCCTCACGGCTGGGAATGTTCGGTGCCAAAATGGGTCTCCGCGTCGCACCCCGGAGTCTGACCGCTGACGAAACACCGTCGGTCCTCGCCGGCTGCCCCGGTTCCATCGGCGTCATGGAGGAACAGGTGATCTCTCCCTTCAGCCTGATCAGCAATCTGGCACAAACGCACGCCGACCAGATTTTCAAATATGATCCCGCACAGCTGACCTTTCAAACAGACACATATGGAAACATCACCGCAGTTCAACTGCAGACCACCGAGGACGATCCGCTTACGATCAACACTCGCTCTGTTCTGCTGACTGCCGGCAGCGGTAACGAATCGCTTCGCACCCAGGCACGCCCGGATGCCGTTTCTCAGACCGCCCCCTTCATGCAACGACGCCCCCTGCACATGGTTCTCGTGCGGGGTAACCTGCCACCGTTCAACGGGCACTGTGTCGACGGCGCTAAAACACGGGTGACGATCACTTCAGATACCGACTCCCAGGGACGCACTGTCTGGCAACTGGGAGGCCAGATCGCCGAACAGGGCGTAGGTCAGTCACGACAGGAACTCGTCGCTCACGCTGCCCGGGAGCTAAAGGCTGTCATGCCCGGGATCAACGTCTCCGGCCTGGAATGGACTTCGTACCAGGTTGATCGTGCCGAAGGAGCCACGAAGTCAGGCCTGCGACCGGAAACGCCTCAACTGGTTGTCGAAGGAAACCTGATCACCGCCTGGCCTACCAAACTGGCTTTGGCACCACAGCTGGCAGAAGATGTGTTCGACTGCCTCAAGAAACAGGGAATCTCGCCTGCGTCTGGCAAGCATTCCGATCTCACGGCACTCCAGAAATTAGCCCGCCCCACTGTCGCGCTGCCTCCCTGGGAAACAGCATCGGAGTGGCTGACACTGGAAGAGAACGACGCACGTACTACCGCCGCCTGAAGCAGAAAGACTCATCAGCATGCAATATCGTCCCCTGGGAAATACGGGTGCTTCCATCAGTGCTCTTGGCTTCGGCGCGTTCAAGATCGGTCGCAATCAGCAGATCAAATACAGTCAGGCTTACGACCTGCCCGATGACGCCACCACCGAAACGCTGCTCAACTCGATTCTCGATCTGGGTATCAATCACTTCGACACGGCACCCGCGTATGGCATCAGCGAAGAACGTATCGGCCGCTTTCTGTCACACCGCCGCACTGAGTTTCTGCTGTCGACCAAAATCGGTGAGACCTTTGAAAACGGACAATCAAACTACGACTATTCTCGCGCGAGTCTGACCGCCAGCCTGGAGCGGAGTCTGCAACGCCTCAAGACCGATGTGCTGGACATGGTCCTGATTCACTCCAACGGAGACGATCAGAAAATTCTTAACGACAGCGATGCCGTAGAGGTCCTGCAGTCGTTTCAAGAGGCGGGCAAGATTCGCTGGATCGGTCTGTCTGGAAAAACCGTGGCAGGTGGCACTGCGGCTCTGAAGTGGGCTGATCTCTTGATGGTCGAATATCACCTCGAAGATCCTTCGCACGCAGAGCTGATTCAACGCGCTGCAGACCAGGGTGTCGGCATTCTGGTCAAAAAAGGGCTCGCTTCCGGACATCTTCCCCCTGCGGAAGCGATCTCGTTTGTCCTCGAAAATCCCGGTGTCAGTAATCTGGTTGTGGGTGGTTTGAATCTCGCGCACATCGAAAAAAACTGGCAAACCGCGGGTGCCGTCTCTCTGAGACCCGCCGCATAAGTACGCTCAATCCTCTTTGAATCAGGGGCACAGGAATTACGCAGGAAGATTTAATATCTCACAGAGGCTTCCCTTCTGAGTGCATTGACCGCGATTTCTCACTGAACGTCCGCATTCTCAACTCGTGGTCGGCTTGGCATTCATGACCCGGAGGACTATAAAAGAGAGAGTATCAGTGATTGAATTGAGAACCCTTCGAAACCCCTGATGAGTTTCCTGCCATGCCGCCCAAAGTTGGCCTGTTTATCCCCTGTTATGTTGATCAGCTGTTCCCGCAGGTGGGGATTGCCACTCTGAAAATCCTCGAGCATTTCGGGGTCGAAGTCGACTATCCCGAAAGCCAGACCTGCTGCGGTCAACCGATGGCCAACACCGGCTGTACGAATGAAGTCGGACCGCTGGCAAAACGCTTCGTCGAGATTTTCAAAGCATACGACGCCGTCGTCTGCCCCTCGGGAAGTTGTGTCTCGATGGTCACGCATCACTACGACGAATATTTCCAGAACGATGCCGACTACGAAAACCTCAAAGGTAAAACCTATGAGTTCACAGACTACCTGACCACCGTAATGGGAGTAAAACAGTTCGCGGGTCGCTTCCCTCACAAGGTCGGCCTGCATCAGAGCTGTCACGGTTTACGAGAACTCCGTCTGGCCAGTTCCAGTGAAGTCGTAGGCGAACCCTTTGGAAACGCCCGGGCCCTGCTCGAAAGTATTGAGGGGGTCGAGATCACCCAGTTGCAGCGGCCCGACGAATGCTGCGGCTTCGGGGGAACGTTCTCCGTGGCGGAAGAAGCGGTCTCCTGCATGATGGGCGAAGACCGCGTCCACGATCACGAGCAGGCGGGCACCGAAGTCCTCACCGCTTTGGACATGTCCTGCCTGATGCATCTGAATGGCATCATCCGTCGGCAGAAGAAACCGATCCGGGTGATGCACATCTCCGAAATTTTTGCTGAGTGTTTATAACATGCCTTCACATCCCCAATTAGCAGCCGAATTCATCGAGAACAAAGACCGTGCGCACTGGCATGATCAGTCGCTCTGGTTCGTTCGCTCCAAGCGGGACAAAGCCGTCAACCAGCTCCCCGAATGGGAACTGCTCCGCGAACAGGCTTCACAGATTAAACAGCACACGGTTTCCGATCTGCCAAACCTGCTCGAAGAATTCGAACGCAACGCGACTGCCCGCGGCGTGCACGTCCATTGGGCCCGTAACGCGACCGAGCATAACGAAATCGTCCATGGCATTCTGAAACAGCACAACGTGAGCCGCGTGGTCAAAAGCAAGTCGATGCTCACCGAAGAATGTCATCTCAACCCTTACCTCGAACGGCATGGAATTGAGATCATCGACACCGACCTCGGCGAACGCATCGTCCAGATGCAGAACATGCCTCCCAGTCACATCGTCATGCCCGCGATTCACATCAAGAAGGAAGAGATCGGCGAGCTGTTCCACGAAAAACTGGGTACCGAAAAAGGGGCCACCGATCCCCAGTACCTGACCGAAGCCGCCCGGCAGCATCTCCGGCAGAAGTTCATCCAGGCCGAAGCTGGTATTACCGGGGTCAACTTTGCGATCGCAGAGACCGGCGGTTTTGTCGTCTGCACGAATGAAGGCAACGCAGACCTGGGAACCTCGCTCAACAAACTGCACATCGCCTGTATGGGCATCGAAAAACTGATTCCCCGTGCCGGCGATTTGAGCGTCTTCCTCCGGCTGCTGGCCCGCTCCGCCACCGGACAGCCGATTACCACCTATTCCTCACACTTCCATGGACCGGCCCCCGGACAGGAAATGCACATTGTTCTCCTGGACAATGGTCGCAGTGAAATTTCAGGTAGTGATGAATTCCGTCGCTCGCTGAACTGCATCCGCTGTGCCGCCTGTATGAATACCTGCCCCGTCTACCGACGCAGTGGCGGATACAGTTACAGCAACACAGTTCCCGGACCCATCGGTTCGATCCTCGGACCGGCCCGTGATCCAAAAGAGAACTCCTCGCTGCCGTTCGCCTGCAGTCTGTGTGGATCCTGCACCGACGTCTGTCCGGTCAAAATCGATCTGCATCATCAGCTGCTCACCTGGCGGAAAGAAATTCGCATCAAGGGCTTCCTCCCCTTCTCCAAGCGGATCTCCATGAAGATGATGTCCTGGATGATGCAGGCACCGAAGCTCTATAAACTGTCCGGTAAGCTGGCACGCTGGATCGTACCAAAGCTACCCCGCTTCCTGCTGTATAATCGCCTGAACGACTGGGGAAAACAGCGGGAGCTGCCCGAGTTCCCCAAACAGAGTTTCCGGGAATGGATGAAAGAGAATCATGACAAAAAGTAAAGACGACATTCTCAGCAAGCTCCGGAAACAGTCGGTCCCTCCCGTCGAACTCCCCAACCTGGAAACTCCCGAACTCAAACAGCGGTGGATTCAATATCCCGATCCGACGGCGCAGTTCACCGAGGTCCTTTCCGGCGTCGGTGGAATCTGCCTGCAGGTTAAAGACGTTGCCGAAGCGACACAGAAACTCGCAGAAATGCCTGCATTCACTGATGCCAAAAAAGTCTGTTCGCAGATCTCCGAATGCGGCAATCCGAATGTTTCGATCTCCGAAATCACTGACCCCCACGATTTTGAAGACATCGATTTTGCGATTCTTCCCGGCGAATTCGCGGTCGCAGAAAACGGCGCCGTCTGGATTACTAACGACGGCGGACCAGCGCGGGTACTCTACTTTCTCGCACAACACGTCGCCCTGCTCGTACCTGCTTCCGCAGTGATCAACAACATGGCCGAAGCTTACGAACGACTCGCCTTTGCAGGGAACAGCTTTGGAACCTTCATGTCCGGCCCGTCGAAAACGGCCGACATCGAACAGTCACTGGTGATCGGAGCCCACGGCGCACGCTCCCTGATCGTCTTCCTCGTCGAAGATGCATTTCAGACGAACTGACGGGAAATTCCAAAAATCTTGTAACCCGTTTCCGCTCAGACAGGTACACTGGAACAGACGCTCCGGTTCTCACTTGAGATCCGGTCCGTTCCCTGTTTCCATTGTCATCTATCCATTGATTCTTCTTTGATATGAAGGGGTTCTGCCGTGCAGACATTGTCGAGGACTTCACTGTTTCAACGCGTGACTCTGACCCTCTCCTTTCTGGCCATCAGCACCCTGGCCCTGGCGCAACCCAAAACAGACGAACCCCGCAAAGACAAAATCGACTGGAATCAGCCCATCGCCGTGGCGTCGATCGCCAGCATCGACCGGGTCCTGGATGATGTCGACTATATGTTCTCGACCATCGACAAACCCGAGTATCCCGCGATGATCAAAGGCTTCCTGGCCCAGTATCGCAACCTGGAGGGCATTGATAAAACCAGACCACTGGGCGCCTTTGTCTTTCTGAAAGAAGGCATCTCGCCGCAACCTGAGGTCGTCGGCTTTATCCCCATCAAAGACCTGGATGCTCTGAAAACAACACTCGAAGAAGTCGGCATTCTCCTCAACCCGGTTCCCGACCAGGAGAACCGTTACACGGTCGCCCTGCCACAATTCTCCCTGCACCTGAAAATGGCCCATGACTACGCCTTCGTGCAGATCAAAAGCGAAGCCCTCGACCGCGACTTTTACAACCCCGACGAATTCACCACAGCGCTGGCAGAAAAATACGACATCGCAGCATCTCTGCTGTTGAAGAATGTTCCCGAACCGATGCGGATGATGGCTGTCGATCTGGCCAGTGCCCGCATCGACGATCAACTGCAGAAGAAAGAGAGCGAAACGGACCTCCAGTTCGAAAGTCGCAAAGCCACAACCATGATGATCTTCAAGCAGTTCCAGACGATTGCCAAAGAGGGTGCTGCGTTGACCTTTGGTTACGAACTCTCCCGGGAGAAAAAACAGATTCTGCTGCATTTCGGCATCGAAGCCAAACCGGGAACCGATTTAACCAAACAGCTGGAAGCACTCTCTCAGAAAGCCAGCCAGTACTCCTACCTGAATGCCGCCGACTCCGATGTGCTCGGATACACGATCGTTCCCCTGCACAAAGACATCGAACAGAAGATGTTGCTCGACGTCATCGAACAGTCGAAATCCAATGTGCCTCCCGTGTTTTTCGGCAGCGAAGCCAACCCGGGACCAGCCGCGAAAGTCTTCAAATCGGCTGAATCAACGGTCAAGTCCGGGAAACTCGATGCCCACATCAAACTG
Proteins encoded in this region:
- a CDS encoding RidA family protein — encoded protein: MSIEAKIQELNLELPEAPKPGGIYNPVVQVEDMLYISGHGPVKTDGSMHKGRVGEEITEEQGVEAARAVGLTMLATLKQYLGDLNRIDRFVKVLGMVNAAPDFKHHPQVINGFSDLMVQIFGENGRAARSAVGMGSLPGNISVEVEAIVLLKKEARASI
- the floA gene encoding flotillin-like protein FloA (flotillin-like protein involved in membrane lipid rafts), giving the protein MDNLWQIAGFLLGGFCIILGIVFLALFARYFKLWIQAFFSRAKIGPLALVFMSLRKVKPSVIVDTKIMAVQAGLTEIPTQSYEAHYLAGGNVHRVVHALIVAHRARIELDWDTACAIDLAGRNIISAVETSVDPKVIDCPDPKKSGRPTLDGVAKDGIQLKARARVTVRTNLNQLVGGATEDTVIARVGEGIVSAIGSCESHKEVLANPSVIARNVLDRGLDSQTAFSIVSIDIADIDVGENIGARLRADQAEADVRIAQARAEERRAEAVASEQEMVARTQENQAKVVLAEAEVPLAMAEAFSHGNLRAV
- a CDS encoding FAD-dependent oxidoreductase is translated as MPAADLIIFGGGIAGLWTLSEATRRGYRCFLLEAFELGSGQTIASQGIIHGGLKYTLQGMMTGSARGIREMPLIWRKSLTGEQTPDLSQTKVRSPHCYLWRTESLSSRLGMFGAKMGLRVAPRSLTADETPSVLAGCPGSIGVMEEQVISPFSLISNLAQTHADQIFKYDPAQLTFQTDTYGNITAVQLQTTEDDPLTINTRSVLLTAGSGNESLRTQARPDAVSQTAPFMQRRPLHMVLVRGNLPPFNGHCVDGAKTRVTITSDTDSQGRTVWQLGGQIAEQGVGQSRQELVAHAARELKAVMPGINVSGLEWTSYQVDRAEGATKSGLRPETPQLVVEGNLITAWPTKLALAPQLAEDVFDCLKKQGISPASGKHSDLTALQKLARPTVALPPWETASEWLTLEENDARTTAA
- a CDS encoding LUD domain-containing protein: MTKSKDDILSKLRKQSVPPVELPNLETPELKQRWIQYPDPTAQFTEVLSGVGGICLQVKDVAEATQKLAEMPAFTDAKKVCSQISECGNPNVSISEITDPHDFEDIDFAILPGEFAVAENGAVWITNDGGPARVLYFLAQHVALLVPASAVINNMAEAYERLAFAGNSFGTFMSGPSKTADIEQSLVIGAHGARSLIVFLVEDAFQTN
- a CDS encoding LutB/LldF family L-lactate oxidation iron-sulfur protein, producing MPSHPQLAAEFIENKDRAHWHDQSLWFVRSKRDKAVNQLPEWELLREQASQIKQHTVSDLPNLLEEFERNATARGVHVHWARNATEHNEIVHGILKQHNVSRVVKSKSMLTEECHLNPYLERHGIEIIDTDLGERIVQMQNMPPSHIVMPAIHIKKEEIGELFHEKLGTEKGATDPQYLTEAARQHLRQKFIQAEAGITGVNFAIAETGGFVVCTNEGNADLGTSLNKLHIACMGIEKLIPRAGDLSVFLRLLARSATGQPITTYSSHFHGPAPGQEMHIVLLDNGRSEISGSDEFRRSLNCIRCAACMNTCPVYRRSGGYSYSNTVPGPIGSILGPARDPKENSSLPFACSLCGSCTDVCPVKIDLHHQLLTWRKEIRIKGFLPFSKRISMKMMSWMMQAPKLYKLSGKLARWIVPKLPRFLLYNRLNDWGKQRELPEFPKQSFREWMKENHDKK
- a CDS encoding (Fe-S)-binding protein, with translation MPPKVGLFIPCYVDQLFPQVGIATLKILEHFGVEVDYPESQTCCGQPMANTGCTNEVGPLAKRFVEIFKAYDAVVCPSGSCVSMVTHHYDEYFQNDADYENLKGKTYEFTDYLTTVMGVKQFAGRFPHKVGLHQSCHGLRELRLASSSEVVGEPFGNARALLESIEGVEITQLQRPDECCGFGGTFSVAEEAVSCMMGEDRVHDHEQAGTEVLTALDMSCLMHLNGIIRRQKKPIRVMHISEIFAECL
- a CDS encoding aldo/keto reductase yields the protein MQYRPLGNTGASISALGFGAFKIGRNQQIKYSQAYDLPDDATTETLLNSILDLGINHFDTAPAYGISEERIGRFLSHRRTEFLLSTKIGETFENGQSNYDYSRASLTASLERSLQRLKTDVLDMVLIHSNGDDQKILNDSDAVEVLQSFQEAGKIRWIGLSGKTVAGGTAALKWADLLMVEYHLEDPSHAELIQRAADQGVGILVKKGLASGHLPPAEAISFVLENPGVSNLVVGGLNLAHIEKNWQTAGAVSLRPAA